In Megalopta genalis isolate 19385.01 unplaced genomic scaffold, iyMegGena1_principal scaffold0050, whole genome shotgun sequence, one DNA window encodes the following:
- the mtd gene encoding TLD domain-containing protein mustard isoform X17, producing MPKPKIFNHIAKLSKFLKQRTKVLSMSEEVRRALYANSAISLDNEVIVPDLVGTTEILGDEHREQLCRHLPARAEGYLWTLVFSTSQHGFSLNSMYRKMAKIESPILLVIEDTEGNVFGALTSCALHVSDHFYGTGESLLFRFTPRFQAFNWTGDNLYFIKGNNESLAIGAGDGKFGLWLDGDLYQGRTQSCSTYGNEPLAPREDFVVKTLECWAFI from the exons GTACTGTCTATGAGCGAAGAAGTCAGGCGAGCCCTCTATGCAAACAGTGCCATCTCCCTAGACAATGAAGTCATCGTGCCAGATCTTGTAGGAACCACAGAAATCCTCGGCGATGAGCACAGAGAACAACTGTGCCGGCACTTGCCAGCTAGAGCAGAAGGCTATCTGTGGACCCTCGTCTTCAGCACCAGTCAACACGGTTTCAGTTTAAACAGCATGTACAGAAAGATGGCCAAGATAGAAAGTCCCATCCTGTTGGTCATCGAGGACACCGAGGGCAAT GTCTTTGGTGCATTAACTTCTTGTGCTCTCCACGTGAGCGACCACTTCTATGGGACCGGTGAGTCCCTGCTCTTCAGGTTCACACCCAGGTTCCAGGCATTCAACTGGACAGGGGACAACTTATACTTTATTAAAGGGAACAATGAGAGTCTTGCTATCGGTGCTGGAGA TGGCAAGTTTGGACTGTGGCTGGACGGCGATCTGTATCAAGGCAGAACACAGTCCTGCAGCACGTATGGAAATGAGCCGTTGGCACCACGCGAGGATTTCGTTGTGAAAACACTAGAATGCTGGGCATTCATATAG
- the mtd gene encoding TLD domain-containing protein mustard isoform X18 translates to MFADPRPTLGYLFQQSSRMLSVLSMSEEVRRALYANSAISLDNEVIVPDLVGTTEILGDEHREQLCRHLPARAEGYLWTLVFSTSQHGFSLNSMYRKMAKIESPILLVIEDTEGNVFGALTSCALHVSDHFYGTGESLLFRFTPRFQAFNWTGDNLYFIKGNNESLAIGAGDGKFGLWLDGDLYQGRTQSCSTYGNEPLAPREDFVVKTLECWAFI, encoded by the exons ATGTTCGCGGATCCTCGTCCGACGCTCGGCTACCTGTTCCAGCAATCGTCCAGAATGCTTTCG GTACTGTCTATGAGCGAAGAAGTCAGGCGAGCCCTCTATGCAAACAGTGCCATCTCCCTAGACAATGAAGTCATCGTGCCAGATCTTGTAGGAACCACAGAAATCCTCGGCGATGAGCACAGAGAACAACTGTGCCGGCACTTGCCAGCTAGAGCAGAAGGCTATCTGTGGACCCTCGTCTTCAGCACCAGTCAACACGGTTTCAGTTTAAACAGCATGTACAGAAAGATGGCCAAGATAGAAAGTCCCATCCTGTTGGTCATCGAGGACACCGAGGGCAAT GTCTTTGGTGCATTAACTTCTTGTGCTCTCCACGTGAGCGACCACTTCTATGGGACCGGTGAGTCCCTGCTCTTCAGGTTCACACCCAGGTTCCAGGCATTCAACTGGACAGGGGACAACTTATACTTTATTAAAGGGAACAATGAGAGTCTTGCTATCGGTGCTGGAGA TGGCAAGTTTGGACTGTGGCTGGACGGCGATCTGTATCAAGGCAGAACACAGTCCTGCAGCACGTATGGAAATGAGCCGTTGGCACCACGCGAGGATTTCGTTGTGAAAACACTAGAATGCTGGGCATTCATATAG